Proteins found in one Neodiprion lecontei isolate iyNeoLeco1 chromosome 6, iyNeoLeco1.1, whole genome shotgun sequence genomic segment:
- the LOC107222792 gene encoding uncharacterized protein LOC107222792, whose translation MSINTLFYGLVLMSMDEVLVRASGMSGLGEDGGSLHPYNTGEQEIEPFDYTPAKRDDNGQEKAKIPGNVYVRFGRNHAEEIPAEAERETRGRSDGFIRFGRSHPKASQHRNEPGFGGFERIQRGNKWFRMGRNPLPDKENNIASTDAMLKAKRDECDWLLKRCHANLVSLCTPDDDDTDICREQDGRIFCDSRK comes from the exons ATG AGCATCAACACGTTGTTCTACGGTTTGGTGCTTATGAGCATGGACGAGGTGCTCGTCAGGGCGTCGGGGATGTCGGGACTAGGAGAAGACGGGGGTTCTCTTCATCCGTACAACACGGGCGAGCAGGAAATCGAGCCGTTCGATTACACGCCTGCAAAGCGGGACGACAACGGCCAAGAGAAGGCGAAAATTCCGGGTAACGTGTACGTCCGTTTCGGTCGCAACCACGCCGAGGAGATTCCGGCAGAGGCGGAAAGAGAGACGCGCGGAAGATCGGACGGATTCATAAGGTTCGGAAGGTCTCACCCGAAGGCTTCGCAGCATAGAAACGAGCCGGGATTCGGCGGCTTCGAGAGAATCCAGAGAGGTAACAAGTGGTTCCGTATGGGTCGGAACCCCCTGCCTGACAAGGAGAACAACATTGCATCGAcggacgcgatgctcaaggcGAAGAGGGATGAGTGCGATTGGTTGCTGAAGCGATGCCACGCCAATCTTGTATCCCTTTGCACGCCGGATGATGACGATACCGATATATGTCGTGAACAGGATGGTAGAATTTTTTGCGACAGCCGTAAATAA